From the genome of Aricia agestis chromosome 9, ilAriAges1.1, whole genome shotgun sequence, one region includes:
- the LOC121730483 gene encoding lamin Dm0-like has product MSTKSKKTVTSSNISVVSSVQSPPQSSTPVGSRPSSSAGRPNSPLSPTRHTRLQEKDALQNLNDRLAAYIDKVRQLESENSGLRREIQTTQEVVTREVSNIKGMYEHELQDARKLLDDTSREKAKLEIDLKRLYEENDDLKKRLDKKTKDCTQAENLSRHFETRLSEESNKYNTALADKKKAQDEARDLAKELDKLRKVYADTRKTLEEEMLCRIDMENTVQSLREELSFKDQVFQQELQETRTRRQVEISEIDGRLAQQYEAKLQQSLQELREQQEANIKANRDEIEALYENKMKNLQSAANRNSSAATVAVEELRTMRTRIDSLNATLNDLENKNAALSNRCRELERQLESERARHAEDLASLELELARLRDEMAAQLREYATLMDIKISLDHEIATYRTLLEGEEDRLNLTSQSPSQSGRESRASVSGRGTPGRRATPLRAARKRTLLDESEERSMQDHLVTNSAKGDLEVAEACPDGTFVKIRNKGKKEQSLGGYQIIRKAGDQETVFKFHRTVKLEPGAVATVWSADVGANHEPPHDIVMKGQKWFVADSFTTTLLNTDQEEVAASERQRRQISTSAQRHRELAHKYPRREQLGEIREGEENCRIM; this is encoded by the exons ATGTCTACTAAATCAAAAAAGACTGTGACATCTTCTAATATCAGTGTTGTGTCATCGGTTCAAAGCCCACCTCAATCCAGTACTCCTGTCGGAAGCCGCCCTTCTAGCTCCGCGGGAAGGCCTAATAGCCCTCTAAGCCCAACAAGACATACCCGTCTTCAGGAAAAAGATGCCCTACAAAACCTTAACGACCGACTCGCTGCGTACATCGACAAAGTTCGCCAACTCGAGAGTGAGAACTCCGGCTTGCGCCGAGAAATTCAAACTACACAGGAGGTGGTCACCCgcgaggtttctaatataaagGGAATGTATGAGCATGAACTTCAAGATGCAAGGAAATTGTTAGATGATACATCGCGCGAAAAGGCCAAGTTAGAAATCGACCTGAAAAGGTTATATGAAGAGAAcgacgacttgaagaaaag GTTGGACAAGAAGACCAAGGATTGTACGCAAGCAGAGAATCTGTCTCGTCACTTCGAGACCAGACTGTCTGAGGAGAGCAACAAGTACAACACTGCTTTGGCCGACAAGAAAAAAGCTCAAGATGAAGCTAGA GACCTGGCCAAAGAGCTGGACAAACTGCGCAAGGTGTACGCGGACACCCGCAAGACACTGGAGGAGGAGATGTTGTGCCGCATCGACATGGAGAACACCGTCCAAAGCTTGCGAGAGGAGCTCAGCTTCAAGGACCAGGTGTTCCAGCAGGAGCTGCAGGAGACGCGCACCAGGCGCCAGGTGGAGATCTCCGAGATCG ATGGACGTCTCGCTCAGCAGTACGAGGCCAAGCTGCAGCAGAGTCTGCAGGAGCTCCGCGAACAACAGGAAGCCAACATCAAGGCCAACAGGGATGAGATTGAGGCGTTATATGAAAACAAG ATGAAGAACCTGCAGTCAGCGGCGAACCGCAATAGCAGCGCGGCGACGGTGGCGGTGGAGGAGCTGCGCACCATGCGCACGCGCATCGACAGCCTCAACGCCACGCTCAACGATCTCGAGAACAAGAACGCCGCGCTTAGT AACCGTTGCCGCGAGCTCGAGCGCCAGCTGGAATCGGAGCGCGCTCGTCATGCCGAAGACCTCGCCTCACTGGAGTTGGAGCTGGCTCGTCTCAGGGACGAGATGGCGGCGCAGCTGCGAGAGTACGCCACGCTCATGGACATCAAGATCTCGCTAGACCACGAGATAGCCACCTACCGCACGCTGCTTGAAGGCGAGGAGGACAG ACTGAACCTGACATCGCAGTCACCATCTCAATCGGGTCGCGAGTCGCGCGCGTCAGTGAGCGGTCGCGGCACGCCCGGACGGCGCGCGACGCCACTCCGCGCCGCACGCAAGCGCACGCTCCTAGACGAGAGCGAGGAGCGCAGCATGCAGGACCACCTCGTCACCAACAGCGCCAAGGGTGACTTGGAGGTCGCCGAGGCCTGCCCCGACGGCACCTTCGTCAAGATCCGCAACAAGGGCAAGAAG GAGCAAAGCCTGGGCGGCTACCAGATAATCCGCAAGGCGGGCGACCAGGAGACGGTATTCAAGTTCCACCGCACGGTGAAGCTCGAGCCGGGCGCGGTGGCCACCGTGTGGTCCGCGGACGTCGGCGCCAACCACGAGCCCCCGCACGACATCGTCATGAAGGGACAGAAGTGGTTCGTTGCCGACAGCTTCACAACTACGCTGCTGAACACCGATCAAGAG GAGGTGGCGGCGTCTGAGCGTCAACGACGACAGATTAGCACGAGCGCGCAGCGACACCGCGAGCTGGCGCACAAGTACCCGCGCCGTGAACAG CTTGGAGAGATCCGTGAAGGCGAAGAGAATTGCCGCATAATGTAA
- the LOC121730500 gene encoding LOW QUALITY PROTEIN: ubiquitin-protein ligase E3C (The sequence of the model RefSeq protein was modified relative to this genomic sequence to represent the inferred CDS: inserted 1 base in 1 codon), with protein sequence MYSFEGDFRRKPQQNFGGASAHRKTDRDALILQSQQQRQKREEHRKRLHSTVKIQAYVRSYLIRKHCKQIQRDQFDSIFTKITSDNQSLGPLLAKLLFFYDGVKDSSRLVAISQLLLKQWKNIVQNNGYLIQIRRLLPLHLQLLRDDTEIPLAVPLRMFEVFTSMQSVESFTNHNEALKKLGSTFLYLIKRGFFKSLKHLLCQKAPPLLGASPNPPTPMCGAILDLVQRPLELATCVNDLKDYEDTMMTEFAEAFLCNPYPEPVEMYVLPALAQDTVRRFPFVSLIRCLVDDNKFKSGKIVNDSWLLHSVLTLEPPGFADDMVKTYKTRLPNNPIVIEYIKVIAKLTVNVCNKQITYDYEDSLYSQETAADNDDDSDSDDEPNPTSVREQTLLTKCIELLNDPDRCVMMACSQILESDLTTDFLDSVTKICHNLLLSHRMALHKYRLLYTLAFKPNFVRGVWEWLCGMTHESSFGGAATPLLAALSRGIGADTAAVGVTRLLAPLAVFCALFSLLIGTLHDTEFFRADGVEDMSVDDTPSSTAGGRVHAFDFSELGGICSVLKQVCLGLVELAYPESRPTIVGQYKDAVGAAHGHEKNHTPTWAHLFKVCTQLLRALYGRDARLHFCTSEWAAGASLAADLPAXARPRPPRAAPLRPLARAINRHEGPPLTIKELRTVTILREIPFVVPFATRVLIFQDLLLKEKHDHLYEMANFNEGPLITISVRRTHLYEDAFDKLSPENEPDLKLKLRVQLINQAGAEEPGVDGGGLSREFLSELVKSAFDPNRGLFRLTNDNMLYPNPGVQLLYNDFPRHYYFVGRIVGKVLYENLLVDLPLAEFFLSKLCSGREADVHALASLDPALYRGLLQLRAHRGEVNDLNLDFTIVVDELGEQRIEELKPGGSNIPVTAENRIEYFHLVADYKLNRQIRAQCNAFKSGLTSVVNAEWLRMFSTRELQLLISGAEVPIDLDDLRRNTQYGGGFSEEHPTVQCFWKVVETFDDDQRRQLLKFVTSCSRPPLLGFKDLQPPFCIQSAGGAERLPSASTCMNLLKLPEFRSERQLADKLLYAIQAGAGFELS encoded by the exons ATGTATTCTTTTGAGGGTGATTTTAGACGAAAACCACAACAAAATTTTGGTGGTGCAAGTGCTCATCGTAAGACTGATAGGGATGCTCTTATATTGCAGTCCCAACAACAAAGACAAAAAAGAGAA gaACACAGAAAAAGGTTGCATAGTACTGTAAAAATACAGGCATATGTTCGGAGCTATCTTATTAGAAAACATTGTAAACAAATACAAAGAGACCAATTTGATTCAATTTTTACAAAGATAACTAGCGATAACCAGAGTTTAGGACCTCTTCTTgcaaaacttttgtttttttatgacGGTGTAAAGGATTCATCAAGATTG gtgGCCATTTCTCAACTACTACTTAAGCAAtggaaaaatattgtacaaaataatGGCTATTTAATACAAATAAGAAGATTGCTTCCTCTACATTTACAACTGTTAAGAGATGATACAGAG ATACCACTTGCAGTACCACTTAGAATGTTTGAAGTGTTCACATCGATGCAGAGTGTGGAATCATTTACGAATCACAATGAAGCTCTTAAGAAATTGGGTTCAACATTTTTGTATCTTATTAAAAgag gttTCTTTAAGAGTTTAAAACATTTGCTGTGCCAAAAAGCCCCACCTCTGCTTGGGGCATCTCCTAATCCACCGACTCCAATGTGTGGAGCTATTCTGGACCTCGTACAGAGACCTTTAGAGTTAGCCACCTGTGTCAATGATCTAAAGGACTATGA AGACACAATGATGACAGAATTTGCTGAAGCATTCCTATGTAATCCATATCCTGAACCCGTCGAGATGTATGTGTTGCCAGCTTTGGCACAGGACACCGTTAGACGGTTTCCTTTCGTGTCGCTAATCCGATGTTTAGTCGACGACAATAAGTTTAAAAGTGGGAAAATTGTCAATGACTCTTGGTTACTACATTCTGTTTTAACATTGGAACCGCCAGGATTTG cTGATGATATGGTCAAAACATATAAGACAAGACTGCCAAATAATCCAATAGTTATAGAATATATTAAAGTGATAGCTAAATTAACTGTCAACGTATGTAATAAGCAAATAACATATGACTACGAGGATTCGCTTTATAGCCAAGAAACGGCTGCTGACAACGATGATGACAGTGATAGTGATGATGAACCGAATCCTACGTCAGTGAGGGAGCAGACCCTTCTCACCAAGTGTATAGAACTCCTGAATGACCCCGACAGATGTGTGATGATGGCATGCTCTCAGATACTTGAATCTGACTTGACCACGGATTTCCTTGATTCGGTTACGAAAATATGCCACAATCTGCTACTGAGCCACAGGATGGCGTTACATAAGTACAG gTTGCTATACACTCTGGCGTTTAAGCCGAACTTCGTGCGCGGCGTGTGGGAGTGGCTATGCGGCATGACGCACGAGTCGTCGTTCGGCGGCGCGGCCACGCCCCTTTTGGCGGCGCTTTCACGTGGTATCGGCGCGGACACCGCCGCTGTTGGCGTCACACGCCTGCTCGCGCCGCTAGCGGTGTTCTGCGCGCTCTTCTCGCTGCTTATCGGGACGTTGCACGATACGGAATTCTTCAGGGCAGACGGTGTGGAGGATATGAGTG TGGACGACACCCCTTCCTCGACCGCCGGTGGACGAGTCCACGCGTTCGACTTCTCCGAGCTGGGCGGCATCTGCAGCGTGCTGAAGCAGGTCTGCCTCGGCCTGGTGGAGCTGGCGTACCCGGAGTCCAGGCCGACCATTGTGGGACAATACAAGGACGCGGTCGGCGCAGCGCACGGACATGAGAAGAATCATACGCCCACTTGGGCTCATCTATTCAAG GTTTGCACGCAACTGCTGCGTGCACTATACGGGCGGGACGCGCGGCTTCACTTCTGTACGTCGGAGTGGGCGGCGGGCGCGTCGCTGGCCGCGGACCTGCCCG GCGCTCGCCCGCGCCCcccgcgcgccgcgccgcttCGCCCGCTCGCCCGCGCC ATAAACCGGC atgaaGGACCTCCGCTGACTATAAAGGAGCTCAGAACGGTGACAATATTGAGGGAAATACCGTTCGTCGTTCCATTTGCCACACGAGTGCTCATATTCCAAGATCTACTACTCAA AGAGAAACACGACCACCTATACGAGATGGCGAACTTTAACGAGGGCCCGCTCATCACCATCAGCGTCCGCCGTACGCATCTATACGAGGACGCCTTCGACAAACTCAGCCCTGAAAACg AGCCGGACTTGAAGTTGAAGTTACGTGTTCAGCTGATCAACCAGGCGGGCGCGGAGGAGCCCGGCGTCGACGGTGGCGGACTCTCGCGAGAGTTCCTCTCTGAGCTTGTCAA ATCGGCGTTCGATCCGAACCGCGGTTTGTTCCGTCTGACAAACGACAACATGCTGTACCCCAACCCCGGCGTCCAACTGCTGTATAACGACTTCCCCAGACACTACTACTTCGTCGGCAGGATCGTTGGCAAG GTACTATACGAAAACCTTCTCGTAGACCTGCCTCTAGCGGAGTTCTTCCTGTCGAAGTTATGTTCTGGTCGCGAGGCGGACGTACACGCACTGGCGTCGCTTGACCCCGCCCTATACCGCGGGCTGCTGCAGCTGCGCGCTCATCGCGGCGAGGTCAACGACCTCAACCTGGACTTTACCATCGTGGTTGATGAGCTGGGCGAGCAGCGG ATAGAAGAATTGAAACCAGGCGGGTCAAACATTCCCGTGACGGCtgagaatagaatagaatatttcCATTTAGTAGcagattataaattaaatag ACAAATTCGGGCACAGTGCAACGCTTTCAAGAGCGGTCTAACGTCAGTGGTGAACGCGGAGTGGCTGCGCATGTTCTCCACGCGGGAGCTACAGCTGCTGATATCGGGCGCCGAAGTCCCCATAGACTTGGACGATTTACGGCGGAACACACAGTATGGAG GTGGTTTCTCGGAGGAGCATCCAACGGTGCAATGTTTCTGGAAGGTGGTGGAGACGTTCGACGACGACCAGAGGCGGCAGCTCCTCAAGTTCGTCACCAGCTGCTCGCGACCGCCGCTACTTGGGTTTAAG GACCTGCAGCCGCCATTTTGTATCCAATCAGCGGGCGGGGCGGAGCGGCTGCCGTCGGCGTCGACGTGCATGAACCTGCTCAAGCTGCCCGAGTTTCGCTCCGAGCGCCAGCTCGCCGACAAGCTGCTGTACGCCATCCAGGCCGGCGCCGGCTTCGAGCTCAGCTAA